From Brochothrix thermosphacta DSM 20171 = FSL F6-1036, a single genomic window includes:
- a CDS encoding CynX/NimT family MFS transporter: MKKLYLILIIIFVSLNLRPAITSVGPLLGQIQADLHISAGSASLITTLPVLCMGLFSLLAIKISQRFSVEKALFIAMLLLFVATLARFFVDSLTSLLLTALIAGIGIGIVGPLIAGFIKKHFPENNGMMSFYSVSMVVGAAVASSFTIPLFTAFNDSWQMSLSFWSLLAVIAALLLLPLIKNSPTNKNQLVKLSSLWRQAFPMILFFSFMAAIFYILTAWLSPYVQATGMSRYHSGLLLAVFTGVQIPVSFLIPLLVTRFGKQYLWLIFCGIAELLGVLFLIGGLSPWFSTIILGIGAGGLFPLALLLPMTRAQTSQEAISLSALMQFGGFIIGACGPLLFGLMIDYFGNFSLAWGMVVILIVTMLASVIKLVRASY; encoded by the coding sequence ATGAAAAAGTTATATCTAATACTCATTATTATTTTTGTCTCACTCAATTTACGACCTGCCATTACATCTGTTGGGCCCTTATTAGGCCAAATCCAAGCTGATTTACATATAAGCGCCGGTTCAGCAAGTCTTATCACCACATTACCCGTTTTATGTATGGGTTTATTTTCATTGCTAGCGATCAAAATCAGTCAACGTTTCAGTGTTGAAAAAGCCTTGTTCATTGCAATGTTACTGTTATTTGTTGCTACACTTGCTCGTTTCTTTGTAGATTCATTAACAAGTTTATTATTAACCGCTCTAATCGCAGGTATCGGCATCGGTATTGTCGGCCCTCTAATTGCCGGCTTTATTAAGAAACATTTCCCGGAAAATAACGGAATGATGAGTTTTTATTCAGTATCAATGGTTGTTGGCGCTGCTGTTGCCTCTAGTTTTACAATCCCCCTCTTCACTGCCTTTAATGACTCTTGGCAAATGTCCTTGAGTTTTTGGTCATTGTTGGCAGTTATCGCTGCGCTACTGCTACTACCACTCATAAAAAATAGTCCCACTAACAAAAATCAGCTTGTTAAACTTTCCTCATTATGGCGCCAAGCTTTTCCTATGATACTCTTTTTCAGTTTTATGGCAGCCATTTTCTACATTCTTACCGCATGGTTATCACCTTATGTACAAGCAACTGGCATGTCTCGTTATCACTCTGGTTTATTATTAGCTGTATTTACAGGTGTACAAATTCCTGTGAGTTTCCTCATTCCATTGTTAGTGACTCGATTTGGTAAACAATACCTTTGGTTAATATTTTGCGGGATAGCCGAGCTTCTGGGTGTTTTATTCCTGATTGGTGGTTTATCACCTTGGTTTTCTACTATTATTCTTGGCATCGGTGCAGGCGGCCTCTTCCCACTCGCATTGCTTCTACCTATGACCAGAGCGCAAACGTCTCAAGAAGCTATTTCTCTCTCTGCTCTTATGCAATTCGGCGGTTTTATCATCGGTGCTTGTGGACCGCTTCTATTCGGTTTAATGATTGATTACTTCGGTAATTTCTCTCTCGCATGGGGAATGGTAGTTATCCTGATCGTTACTATGTTAGCAAGTGTTATAAAACTAGTTAGAGCTTCATACTAA
- the thiD gene encoding bifunctional hydroxymethylpyrimidine kinase/phosphomethylpyrimidine kinase, translating into MTIPQVCTIAGSDSGGGAGIQADIKTFQERRVYGTSVITAVTVQNTLGVQNVYPVPLIGVKQQLEALLSDFELSAIKTGMLVDASYIQTVSDILKGYPDIPLIVDPVMIAKGGASLMAEEALEVLKTELLPLATIVTPNLPEAEALSGMTITTEADMENAAERLQAMGCRNVLIKGGHGSNPTVTVDYILLENGEEAWLHGERIETKDTHGTGCTLGACITAEIAKGHSIQEAVVIAKAFIQSAIANGLGIGHGHGPTNHWAYREEDNND; encoded by the coding sequence ATGACAATACCACAAGTATGTACAATCGCTGGTAGTGATAGTGGCGGTGGCGCAGGTATTCAAGCGGATATTAAAACGTTTCAAGAACGAAGGGTCTATGGCACATCTGTAATCACAGCTGTTACAGTGCAAAATACGTTAGGCGTTCAGAATGTTTACCCTGTGCCACTTATTGGAGTAAAACAACAACTAGAAGCACTGCTCAGTGATTTTGAGCTATCCGCTATCAAAACAGGAATGTTGGTGGATGCGAGTTATATTCAAACTGTGAGTGATATTCTTAAAGGATACCCAGATATTCCACTTATCGTAGACCCTGTCATGATTGCTAAGGGCGGCGCTTCATTGATGGCAGAAGAAGCATTAGAGGTATTGAAAACAGAGTTATTGCCATTAGCCACCATAGTGACACCAAATTTACCTGAAGCTGAGGCTTTAAGTGGTATGACTATCACTACTGAAGCAGATATGGAGAATGCGGCTGAGAGGCTACAAGCAATGGGCTGTCGTAATGTCCTTATTAAAGGAGGGCATGGTTCTAATCCCACTGTCACGGTCGATTATATCTTATTAGAGAATGGTGAAGAGGCATGGCTGCATGGTGAACGTATTGAAACCAAAGATACACATGGTACCGGTTGTACTTTGGGCGCGTGTATCACTGCTGAAATAGCAAAGGGACATAGCATACAAGAAGCGGTTGTCATCGCAAAAGCGTTTATTCAGTCTGCTATTGCTAACGGCTTAGGTATTGGCCATGGACATGGACCAACGAATCATTGGGCTTACCGAGAGGAAGATAACAATGATTAA
- a CDS encoding VOC family protein, translated as MKLDMVGIIVKDMKASLAFYRALGFSFPDNAEKEAYVEVDQGGVRLSFNTEEMVTPLFGELEKPKGQRIELAFLCENVQELDRLYDNVIAKGYQGVREPWDAFWGQRYCILEDVDGNLISLFVPLE; from the coding sequence ATGAAACTTGATATGGTTGGTATCATTGTTAAAGATATGAAAGCATCGTTAGCTTTTTATCGTGCATTAGGTTTTAGTTTTCCAGATAATGCTGAGAAAGAGGCCTATGTTGAAGTGGATCAAGGCGGGGTCCGTTTATCATTTAATACGGAAGAAATGGTGACGCCGTTGTTTGGTGAGTTAGAAAAACCTAAAGGACAAAGGATTGAGTTAGCCTTTTTATGCGAAAACGTTCAGGAGTTAGATCGCTTATATGATAATGTTATCGCAAAAGGTTATCAAGGTGTTCGTGAACCATGGGATGCTTTCTGGGGGCAACGTTATTGTATCCTTGAAGATGTTGATGGAAATTTAATCAGCTTATTTGTGCCATTAGAATGA
- the thiM gene encoding hydroxyethylthiazole kinase, which produces MTHLLEKVRVNNPLVHNMTNQVVANDVANGLLAMGASPVMAYAVEEVASIASISKALVLNIGTLTSAGVEAMMIAGTAANKADVPVVLDPVGVGASSYRQEKAREILAAVNVTLIRGNSGEIANLAEVEWQAKGVDAGQGKVSVSEMANKVAQRFNCIVAVSGEVDYITNGRESAEIRNGVSLMAQVTGMGCLLSGVCGAFIACANKTEVIEAIITAHAAYGIVGEKAKQQSNGPGSFRVHFMDGLANLTVPQYQQHKKINRWEGVDK; this is translated from the coding sequence ATGACACACTTATTGGAAAAGGTGAGAGTAAACAACCCGTTGGTGCATAATATGACCAATCAAGTGGTAGCAAATGATGTCGCAAATGGTTTACTAGCAATGGGTGCTTCCCCGGTCATGGCTTATGCGGTTGAAGAAGTCGCTAGTATAGCAAGCATTTCCAAAGCACTTGTCCTTAATATTGGAACGTTAACATCTGCAGGTGTAGAAGCGATGATGATAGCAGGCACCGCTGCAAATAAAGCAGATGTACCAGTGGTATTAGATCCAGTTGGAGTCGGTGCAAGCAGCTACCGTCAAGAAAAGGCGCGCGAAATTTTAGCAGCAGTGAACGTGACATTGATTCGTGGGAATAGCGGTGAAATAGCAAATTTAGCTGAGGTAGAGTGGCAAGCTAAAGGCGTAGATGCTGGTCAAGGGAAGGTTTCGGTTTCTGAGATGGCGAATAAGGTTGCCCAACGCTTCAACTGTATCGTGGCGGTGAGTGGTGAAGTTGACTATATTACAAATGGACGGGAATCCGCAGAAATTAGGAATGGGGTTTCGCTGATGGCGCAAGTCACAGGAATGGGTTGTTTATTGAGTGGTGTTTGTGGCGCTTTTATCGCCTGTGCTAATAAAACGGAAGTAATTGAGGCCATTATTACTGCACATGCTGCCTATGGTATTGTTGGCGAGAAAGCCAAACAACAATCCAATGGACCTGGATCGTTTAGAGTTCATTTTATGGATGGATTGGCAAATTTAACAGTGCCTCAGTATCAACAACACAAGAAAATTAATCGATGGGAGGGTGTGGATAAATGA
- the thiE gene encoding thiamine phosphate synthase, with protein MINWRAALNVYFIAGTQDVPMGQTLTDMLEEALDAGITAFQYREKGPRSLSQPDDIERVARACQKLCLRYDIPFIVNDDIALAMKIQADAIHIGQSDTALAETVEHVKNSLAIGLSTNTLSEFEEAMTQKDLAYIGIGPVFNTVSKIDAQATVGIELLKDCQALSSAIPQVAIGGITSTNVQIVRETGIDGIAVISEIAQSIDKQTTVRKLKVKPNVQLQRNWRK; from the coding sequence ATGATTAATTGGCGAGCGGCATTAAACGTTTATTTTATTGCGGGTACACAAGATGTACCAATGGGTCAAACACTAACAGACATGCTAGAAGAAGCCTTAGATGCTGGTATTACAGCTTTTCAGTATCGTGAAAAAGGGCCGCGCAGTTTGTCTCAACCTGATGATATTGAAAGAGTTGCTCGAGCGTGTCAAAAGTTATGTCTACGCTATGATATTCCTTTTATTGTGAATGATGATATTGCGCTAGCTATGAAAATACAAGCGGATGCGATTCATATTGGTCAATCGGATACAGCACTCGCAGAAACGGTTGAGCATGTGAAAAATAGTTTGGCAATAGGTTTATCTACCAATACATTAAGCGAATTTGAAGAAGCAATGACGCAAAAAGACTTAGCATATATTGGTATTGGTCCTGTATTCAATACAGTGTCAAAAATTGATGCTCAAGCCACTGTGGGCATTGAATTGTTAAAAGACTGCCAAGCACTAAGTTCTGCGATACCCCAAGTGGCTATTGGAGGAATTACAAGCACAAACGTACAAATTGTTCGTGAAACAGGGATTGATGGCATCGCTGTTATCTCTGAAATAGCTCAAAGCATAGATAAACAAACTACTGTGAGAAAACTAAAAGTAAAACCAAACGTTCAGCTCCAAAGAAATTGGAGGAAATAA
- a CDS encoding MmcQ/YjbR family DNA-binding protein — protein sequence MVNAGELLKDIVSELPGAMIVHKDEWGADTFLVGGKIFAMNGTNKTGQTILTVKGLPSDNEELIELNAAISPGYYMNKTHWISILLEDESIGAPIIEKCLKQSYQLIYDKLTKKMKAEINEG from the coding sequence ATGGTGAATGCAGGTGAATTATTGAAGGATATTGTGTCTGAATTGCCTGGTGCAATGATTGTCCATAAAGATGAATGGGGAGCAGATACTTTTCTGGTTGGTGGGAAAATATTTGCAATGAACGGCACCAACAAAACAGGACAAACGATTTTAACCGTTAAAGGTTTACCTTCTGATAACGAAGAGTTGATTGAATTAAATGCAGCAATTTCACCAGGGTACTATATGAATAAAACACATTGGATTTCAATTTTATTGGAAGATGAATCGATTGGTGCACCCATAATAGAAAAATGTCTAAAACAATCGTACCAATTAATTTACGACAAGTTAACCAAGAAAATGAAGGCTGAGATTAACGAAGGTTAG
- a CDS encoding FtsX-like permease family protein: MNFFKRALVSISRKKGKSLLLFAIIFILGNVIAGAVSISQATNNVEKTVKDQLGAQATIDMSEETMEKLFKDSNEDTEFPEPPSVDVIKKVGALDSVKYYDYNIEDYYTSEKVKAVIPKDEEENAEDMGNSFQAKGVEYANLLDVEENKIKLDAGSVFTKEQVADGKNVIIMSSQVAKLNNISVGDNFVLDNVYTSYDDKTDKEKKLFTHVNSFKVVGLFTPTKIESKKKLSNDKKMEQEWVTNELINTFYLPNKTVSRMNQAYVKESFEKDTTMADGMSEKELANYKKGASQEAYSSTFVIKKPEQMPDFVADATPLLPKHYSIISAQDKYDTISGSMNKVAKFSKYILITAAAASIIILTLVIILFIRDRKKELGIYLSLGEKKIKIIGQIFIEVLIVAFIAISISLFTGNLLAKNVSTSLISNDTKTEQSSGMMSSGNQIGNANADIDFDTVKDSYTVKIDGPYIAFFYLIGLVTVILSTALPMLYILRLNPKKIMM; encoded by the coding sequence ATGAATTTTTTCAAGCGCGCATTAGTTAGCATTTCACGAAAAAAAGGCAAGTCCCTTCTTCTTTTTGCAATTATCTTTATCTTAGGGAATGTCATTGCAGGTGCTGTTTCGATTTCACAAGCGACAAACAATGTCGAAAAAACAGTTAAGGATCAATTGGGTGCACAAGCAACCATTGATATGTCTGAAGAAACAATGGAAAAATTATTTAAAGATAGTAACGAAGATACGGAATTTCCTGAACCACCAAGTGTTGATGTGATTAAAAAAGTCGGCGCACTTGATTCTGTAAAATACTACGATTATAACATTGAGGATTATTATACCTCCGAAAAAGTAAAAGCAGTTATACCAAAAGATGAGGAAGAAAACGCTGAAGACATGGGTAACAGTTTCCAAGCTAAAGGTGTTGAGTACGCCAATCTTCTTGATGTTGAAGAGAATAAAATAAAGTTAGATGCAGGAAGTGTCTTTACTAAAGAACAGGTAGCAGATGGTAAAAATGTCATTATTATGTCTTCCCAAGTTGCCAAACTCAATAACATTTCAGTTGGTGACAACTTTGTTTTAGATAATGTCTACACTTCGTACGATGATAAAACTGACAAAGAAAAAAAATTATTTACACATGTCAATTCTTTTAAAGTAGTGGGACTTTTCACACCTACTAAAATTGAATCAAAGAAAAAATTAAGCAACGATAAAAAAATGGAACAAGAATGGGTAACGAACGAGCTTATCAACACTTTCTATCTACCTAATAAGACCGTTTCAAGAATGAATCAAGCTTATGTGAAAGAATCGTTTGAAAAAGATACCACAATGGCTGATGGTATGAGCGAAAAAGAACTGGCGAACTATAAAAAAGGTGCTAGTCAAGAGGCTTATTCATCAACATTTGTAATTAAAAAACCTGAACAAATGCCTGATTTTGTAGCAGATGCAACACCATTATTACCAAAACACTATTCAATTATTTCCGCACAAGATAAATACGATACAATTTCTGGTTCTATGAATAAAGTAGCCAAATTTTCTAAATATATTTTAATTACAGCAGCAGCAGCTTCAATTATTATATTAACGCTTGTAATTATTCTCTTTATTCGCGACCGTAAAAAAGAACTCGGTATTTATCTTTCACTTGGAGAAAAGAAAATAAAAATTATCGGTCAAATCTTTATTGAAGTTCTCATTGTTGCCTTCATTGCTATTTCAATTTCGCTTTTCACTGGGAACTTACTGGCGAAAAACGTTTCAACTTCATTGATTAGTAATGATACAAAAACGGAACAATCTAGCGGTATGATGTCCTCAGGTAATCAAATTGGCAATGCTAATGCTGATATTGATTTTGATACTGTTAAAGATTCATATACTGTGAAAATTGATGGTCCTTACATTGCCTTCTTCTATCTCATTGGCCTTGTGACTGTGATTCTTTCAACTGCGCTACCAATGCTTTATATTCTTCGATTAAATCCTAAAAAAATTATGATGTAA
- a CDS encoding ABC transporter ATP-binding protein, translating into MSILTVKDVDYFYQDGDRQRFILKDTDLAFEKGKFYTILGQSGSGKSTFLSLISGLDTPHKGQILYNDVDIKTIGYEEYRRNDMSIIFQGYNLIPYLTAVENVLVPMSITTNDIPTDHNEVALNLLDYIGLNNDKAKRVVTQLSGGEQQRVAIARALATNVDIILADEPTGNLDEDMEQEIVAIFKELAHQHNKCIIVVTHSKEIAELSDETYYLHKGAFSQNE; encoded by the coding sequence ATGAGTATACTAACAGTCAAAGATGTCGATTATTTTTATCAAGATGGCGATCGCCAACGTTTCATTCTCAAAGATACCGATTTAGCATTTGAGAAAGGGAAATTTTATACTATCCTTGGGCAATCTGGCTCGGGAAAATCAACTTTTCTTTCATTGATTAGCGGCTTAGATACACCGCATAAAGGCCAAATATTATACAACGATGTTGATATTAAAACGATCGGTTACGAAGAGTATCGTCGCAATGATATGAGTATTATTTTCCAGGGTTACAATTTGATTCCTTATTTAACTGCTGTTGAAAATGTTTTAGTTCCGATGTCGATTACTACAAATGATATTCCCACAGATCATAATGAAGTAGCCTTAAATTTATTGGATTATATTGGTTTAAATAATGACAAAGCAAAACGAGTGGTCACACAACTTTCTGGTGGTGAACAACAGCGTGTCGCTATCGCGCGTGCCCTAGCAACAAATGTTGATATTATTCTTGCCGATGAACCGACAGGTAATCTCGATGAAGATATGGAACAAGAAATCGTTGCTATTTTCAAAGAACTTGCTCATCAACACAATAAATGTATCATTGTTGTTACACACTCTAAAGAAATTGCAGAATTATCGGATGAAACGTACTATCTGCATAAGGGGGCTTTCAGCCAAAATGAGTGA
- a CDS encoding GtrA family protein — MSNNNKKEAFLYLVMGGLTTLVNIVAFYCLDEYTTIELAVSATIANILAIIFAYFSNKLWVFERIEKDTKGTVKEIFLFLGFRGVSLGIDVGLTVLMVSVFGIMALIAKIIANVVVVIVNYAASKWLIFK, encoded by the coding sequence ATGAGTAATAACAATAAAAAAGAAGCGTTTTTATACTTAGTAATGGGTGGTTTAACAACGTTAGTAAATATTGTAGCGTTTTATTGCTTAGACGAATATACAACAATAGAGCTTGCGGTCAGTGCAACCATAGCGAATATCTTAGCGATTATTTTCGCATACTTCAGCAATAAATTATGGGTATTTGAACGCATCGAAAAAGATACGAAAGGCACTGTAAAAGAGATTTTTCTTTTTTTAGGATTTCGTGGTGTATCGCTAGGGATTGACGTTGGTTTAACGGTATTAATGGTAAGCGTCTTTGGCATTATGGCACTGATAGCCAAGATTATTGCGAATGTTGTGGTTGTTATTGTTAACTATGCAGCGAGCAAATGGTTAATTTTTAAATAA
- a CDS encoding GNAT family N-acetyltransferase, translated as MNIREIEAEAFKQIHQNYVMTMFPRNEIRRYSGLKKLMKRGCYFVWILEKAGELIGFAAVLRDPKQNIGILDLFAILPKHQQDGYGSYFLQRLHKEKNLPNLLIECEYPTDESKQKRIDFYEKNGAQRSPYDWRSFGVKYEVLYLTKDDMSRDDKIVERITDVYALTLPPLLIRLLTHLKKRS; from the coding sequence ATGAATATAAGAGAAATCGAGGCTGAAGCCTTTAAACAGATACATCAGAACTATGTTATGACAATGTTTCCACGCAATGAAATTAGAAGGTATTCAGGTTTGAAAAAATTGATGAAACGAGGGTGTTATTTTGTCTGGATATTGGAAAAAGCGGGTGAATTAATAGGTTTTGCAGCGGTATTAAGAGATCCAAAACAAAATATTGGTATTCTCGATTTGTTTGCGATTTTGCCAAAGCATCAACAAGATGGATATGGCAGTTATTTTTTACAGCGTTTACATAAGGAAAAAAACCTGCCTAATTTGTTGATTGAATGTGAATATCCGACAGATGAAAGTAAACAAAAGCGTATCGATTTTTATGAAAAAAATGGTGCGCAACGTAGTCCATATGATTGGCGCTCATTTGGCGTTAAATATGAAGTGCTCTATCTAACTAAAGATGACATGAGCAGAGATGATAAAATCGTTGAACGTATTACAGATGTTTACGCGTTGACCTTACCCCCGCTATTGATTCGTCTATTAACACATTTGAAAAAAAGGAGTTGA
- a CDS encoding putative holin-like toxin, giving the protein MTIFESLQLMFVFGMFIISLLTLVVVFIKLDQKK; this is encoded by the coding sequence GTGACTATTTTTGAGTCACTACAACTAATGTTTGTTTTTGGAATGTTCATCATTTCATTATTAACACTGGTTGTGGTATTCATAAAATTAGACCAAAAAAAATAA
- a CDS encoding putative holin-like toxin, with protein MTIFESLQLMLVFGMFIISLLMLVVVLIKLDKKK; from the coding sequence GTGACTATTTTTGAGTCACTACAACTAATGTTGGTTTTTGGAATGTTTATCATTTCATTATTAATGTTGGTTGTAGTACTCATTAAATTAGACAAAAAAAAATAA
- a CDS encoding LysR substrate-binding domain-containing protein, with product MELRHLHYFLTLCEELHFSEAAFKIGISQPTLSQQIRVLEGEVGVPLFDRLGKKTVQTEAGLILQRYAIKAIKELENAQTAIDDLKDAYSGTLRVAVLPSDLDYHLTELLVAFHRDFPSVHIEVIPSIDIPNKVLLNEVDIGLALVEPAHSQLTARPIFKESYCLFVSKKSHLATRKKIEISELADIPLILYPKGFYGRDLIDRWCLTQGIRVEPIMAPGSSTAIFQLIEAGVGASIQPHKLIEAFEEKDMIAIPIEDAPQRSLAIIYRNDRYLSKAAQRFITELTDYFQKQ from the coding sequence ATGGAATTGCGACATTTACACTATTTTTTAACATTATGTGAGGAATTACATTTTTCAGAAGCAGCTTTCAAAATCGGTATTTCACAACCAACTTTAAGTCAGCAGATCCGTGTGTTAGAGGGCGAGGTGGGTGTGCCTTTATTTGATCGTCTAGGTAAAAAAACAGTGCAAACAGAAGCCGGTTTGATTCTACAACGGTATGCTATCAAAGCAATTAAAGAATTGGAAAACGCCCAAACAGCGATAGATGATTTAAAAGATGCATACAGTGGGACATTGCGTGTTGCAGTGCTACCTTCTGATTTGGATTATCATTTGACTGAATTATTAGTGGCCTTTCATCGTGACTTTCCGTCTGTCCATATCGAGGTAATCCCTTCAATTGATATTCCCAATAAAGTATTGCTTAATGAAGTAGATATTGGATTAGCCTTAGTGGAACCCGCACATTCACAATTAACAGCACGTCCAATTTTCAAAGAATCCTATTGCCTTTTTGTATCTAAAAAAAGTCACTTGGCGACACGGAAAAAAATTGAAATTAGTGAATTAGCAGATATACCATTGATTTTATACCCAAAAGGTTTTTATGGCCGTGATTTAATTGACCGTTGGTGTTTGACACAAGGCATTCGTGTAGAACCGATAATGGCACCTGGTTCTTCAACGGCCATCTTTCAATTGATTGAAGCGGGAGTTGGGGCTTCAATCCAACCCCATAAATTAATTGAAGCGTTTGAGGAGAAAGATATGATAGCTATTCCAATAGAAGACGCACCACAACGGTCATTAGCCATTATTTATCGCAATGATCGTTATTTGAGTAAAGCGGCACAAAGGTTTATCACAGAACTCACCGACTATTTTCAAAAACAGTAA
- a CDS encoding alpha/beta fold hydrolase gives MKIAVRHRSIERIPVLEVVSEESRSEALPLLIYYHGWQSSKELVLTQARKIARLGVRVILPDAMFHGERKLGEPSSIPSVTFWSSIQHNILEFSVLVRFFEKKQMIERDLIAVGGVSMGGITTCALLTQHPEIQAAACVMGTPSPLSYIDLVISSAAKRQIAVPKDLRLALSWVGHYDLAQHPEMIANRPFLFWHGKLDEKIPYEAAYDFYNTIKAEKYAQNTVFLTDEHERHLVRGDVMDQIAAFYEKNFLKK, from the coding sequence ATGAAGATAGCAGTACGTCATCGTTCAATTGAACGTATTCCAGTATTAGAAGTTGTATCAGAGGAGTCACGCTCAGAAGCATTACCCTTATTAATTTATTATCATGGTTGGCAATCGTCAAAGGAGCTTGTTTTAACGCAAGCACGTAAAATAGCGCGTTTGGGTGTGCGGGTAATTTTACCAGATGCAATGTTTCACGGTGAACGTAAGTTGGGAGAACCTTCTTCCATACCTTCGGTTACCTTTTGGTCGAGTATTCAGCATAATATTTTAGAATTCTCTGTTTTGGTTCGTTTCTTTGAAAAAAAACAGATGATTGAGAGGGATTTAATCGCTGTTGGTGGTGTGTCAATGGGCGGAATAACCACTTGTGCGTTATTAACGCAACACCCAGAAATACAAGCAGCGGCTTGTGTTATGGGGACGCCGAGTCCGCTGTCTTATATTGATTTAGTCATAAGTTCTGCAGCTAAACGACAGATAGCTGTACCTAAAGATTTACGATTGGCCTTATCCTGGGTGGGCCATTATGATTTAGCGCAACATCCAGAAATGATTGCGAATCGTCCCTTTTTATTTTGGCATGGCAAACTAGATGAAAAGATACCTTATGAAGCAGCCTATGATTTTTATAACACGATTAAAGCAGAAAAATATGCTCAAAATACTGTGTTTTTAACAGATGAGCATGAGCGTCATCTTGTTCGAGGAGATGTAATGGACCAAATCGCAGCTTTTTATGAAAAGAACTTTTTAAAAAAGTAA